The following coding sequences are from one Paenibacillus sp. FSL R5-0912 window:
- a CDS encoding chitinase N-terminal domain-containing protein, producing the protein MKEKHSVWKKRLMNCTLAVAVAVPLQLFAFGTGSTVYAEGPNDPAPYIEAKVVNGHAGQKILFDNTHEQTAGAADWVIDGAFSDFGNALAQEGYDVKELRKTTPVTLNDLSGYDVYIVAESNVPYKASEQHAMAEYVENGGSIFFIGDHYNADRNKNRWDGSEVFNGYRRGAWDNPAKGMNAEETASAAMQGVVSTDWLAEEFGVRFRYNALGDISATNIVAPAQAFGITTGVSAVAMHAGSTLAILDPARAKGIVYLPPTSAAWANAVDQGVYNGGGVAEGPYVAVAKKGAGKAAFIGDSSPVEDATPKYLREDTGAKKTTYDGFKEVDDATLLVNTVNWLAEQESYSDFTQVNGLTLDQPTALLPFEEPALSAEPQPEPWAEPNAGYKWYDRSTFRAGSYGGPAATASAVYSFTHQAVLPNAQNFQIRVSAVNLPAGTTVSGFQVGIYQVSGGAQIAKIQNTDGTWPGSYGYSTSFNLTADLNGHAYKDLTVQIKPGSTAASNLRLRQNSTNLKTESVMLGNVPAEPLPAEEDPIPATISISDSRAKTAGSLVTVEGTVTTEPGIFGGQSFYLQDETGGVYVFQNQSGFHAGDKVKVTASTALYNTELELSEVVQIAKTGTAVLPQPVTAGKVNDANQGQLLQVNGVTVTNIISATPSGSFEFDAVNDDGTSNHVRVDARTGITKDGFPYTEGQKLNITGVSAIFKGIYQLKPRSLGDFTVVEEEAAPVTTATLSAEPNESGWINQAVKVTLKADSDTADVYYSLNRSKEAVYSTPVNIEEDGRHTLTYHAVPGKGKPEEAKTLSLNIDTAPPVAELKESGHEVRDVEETSQLNFDLTADDILSGIASQQLLLDGKPITEDQPLSAADVGAGSHTVKYTVKDAAGNMAEKSYTFQVAGGEVLATGEPGQAVLSSNSRYAYGLSDGNYTVTMNMWWGNNGTSYKLYENGTLIDSITLKDVSPAAQTAGTELHGKVNGTYVYTAELTNKYGTTKSKPLTVTISDSVPGKPVLSEDNWDGDGTYKVSMNLWWGTNATEYRLYENGQLIDSQPLNANTPSAQSAVSAISGRAAGVYEYKAELINAAGVTSSDTIKVTVLR; encoded by the coding sequence ATGAAGGAGAAGCATTCAGTTTGGAAAAAGAGGCTGATGAACTGCACTCTTGCAGTGGCGGTAGCCGTACCACTTCAGCTGTTCGCGTTCGGGACCGGTTCGACGGTATACGCAGAAGGACCAAACGATCCTGCACCGTACATTGAGGCCAAAGTAGTCAATGGGCATGCAGGCCAGAAGATTCTGTTCGACAACACCCATGAGCAGACTGCGGGAGCGGCCGATTGGGTGATTGACGGCGCTTTTTCAGACTTTGGGAACGCCCTTGCCCAGGAAGGTTATGATGTAAAAGAACTCCGCAAGACGACTCCGGTAACCTTGAATGATCTTTCCGGTTATGATGTCTACATTGTCGCCGAATCCAATGTGCCCTACAAAGCAAGCGAGCAGCATGCGATGGCAGAGTATGTGGAGAACGGCGGCAGCATTTTCTTCATCGGCGACCATTATAACGCCGACCGCAACAAGAACCGGTGGGACGGCTCTGAAGTATTCAACGGCTACCGCCGCGGAGCGTGGGACAATCCGGCCAAAGGCATGAATGCCGAAGAGACCGCTTCGGCTGCTATGCAGGGCGTGGTCAGCACCGACTGGCTGGCGGAAGAGTTCGGTGTCCGCTTCCGGTACAATGCGCTTGGCGACATTAGCGCGACCAATATCGTGGCTCCCGCTCAGGCCTTCGGCATTACAACGGGCGTATCGGCGGTAGCCATGCATGCCGGCTCCACGCTGGCTATCCTGGACCCGGCCCGCGCGAAAGGGATTGTCTACCTGCCTCCAACCAGTGCAGCCTGGGCCAATGCCGTAGACCAGGGGGTCTATAACGGCGGCGGTGTAGCAGAAGGCCCTTATGTGGCGGTAGCGAAAAAAGGAGCCGGCAAGGCCGCCTTCATCGGTGATTCTTCTCCTGTAGAGGATGCGACACCAAAGTACCTGCGGGAGGATACCGGTGCCAAGAAAACAACTTACGACGGCTTCAAGGAAGTGGACGATGCTACGCTGCTGGTGAACACCGTCAACTGGCTCGCCGAGCAGGAGAGCTATTCAGATTTCACCCAGGTGAATGGCCTGACACTGGATCAGCCGACGGCACTGCTGCCGTTCGAGGAGCCGGCACTATCCGCCGAGCCACAGCCGGAGCCTTGGGCAGAGCCGAATGCCGGCTACAAATGGTATGACCGCAGCACCTTCAGAGCAGGCTCCTACGGCGGACCAGCTGCTACTGCAAGCGCGGTTTACAGCTTCACGCATCAGGCAGTGCTGCCGAATGCGCAGAATTTCCAGATTCGGGTAAGTGCAGTTAATCTTCCTGCAGGTACAACAGTATCCGGCTTCCAGGTAGGCATCTACCAGGTAAGCGGCGGCGCCCAGATTGCCAAGATTCAGAATACCGACGGAACCTGGCCGGGCAGCTATGGATACAGCACCTCATTTAATCTGACCGCTGATCTGAACGGTCATGCCTACAAGGATCTGACGGTACAGATCAAACCGGGCTCCACAGCTGCTTCCAATCTGCGCCTGCGCCAGAACAGCACAAACCTTAAGACCGAATCGGTGATGCTGGGCAATGTTCCTGCAGAGCCGCTTCCAGCCGAAGAAGATCCGATTCCGGCCACAATCTCCATCAGCGACTCCCGGGCTAAGACAGCCGGGTCATTGGTAACAGTGGAGGGAACCGTGACGACGGAGCCGGGAATCTTCGGCGGACAGTCTTTCTATTTGCAGGATGAGACTGGGGGGGTATATGTCTTTCAGAATCAGAGCGGCTTCCACGCGGGTGATAAGGTCAAGGTGACCGCGTCCACCGCGTTATACAATACAGAGCTTGAGTTATCCGAAGTCGTGCAGATTGCGAAGACCGGTACGGCGGTACTGCCGCAGCCGGTTACGGCCGGCAAGGTGAATGATGCCAACCAGGGCCAGCTGCTTCAAGTGAACGGTGTGACGGTGACGAATATAATCAGCGCTACGCCAAGCGGTTCCTTTGAATTCGACGCCGTCAACGATGACGGGACAAGCAATCATGTGCGCGTGGATGCCCGGACAGGCATCACCAAGGACGGCTTCCCTTATACAGAAGGCCAGAAGCTTAATATTACAGGTGTTTCTGCAATCTTCAAAGGCATCTATCAGCTCAAGCCAAGAAGCCTCGGTGACTTCACCGTTGTAGAAGAAGAGGCGGCTCCAGTAACAACGGCAACGCTCTCAGCTGAACCTAATGAATCCGGCTGGATAAATCAGGCGGTAAAGGTTACCCTGAAGGCAGACTCAGATACAGCAGATGTCTATTACTCGCTGAACCGCAGTAAGGAAGCTGTATACAGCACACCTGTGAACATCGAGGAAGACGGACGACATACGCTGACTTACCATGCAGTGCCGGGAAAGGGCAAGCCGGAAGAGGCCAAGACACTCAGCCTCAATATTGATACGGCTCCACCGGTAGCCGAACTGAAGGAATCCGGCCATGAGGTGAGAGATGTAGAAGAAACGTCGCAGCTCAACTTTGATTTAACTGCTGACGATATACTCTCAGGAATTGCTTCGCAGCAGCTTTTATTAGATGGAAAGCCGATTACGGAAGACCAACCCCTGAGCGCCGCAGATGTAGGCGCCGGGTCCCACACCGTGAAATACACCGTGAAGGACGCGGCCGGCAATATGGCTGAGAAGAGCTACACGTTCCAGGTTGCGGGCGGCGAGGTGCTGGCAACGGGTGAGCCGGGACAGGCGGTGCTGTCTTCCAACAGCCGTTATGCTTATGGACTAAGTGATGGCAACTATACGGTAACCATGAATATGTGGTGGGGCAATAACGGCACGAGCTACAAGCTCTATGAGAACGGTACACTGATTGATTCCATAACGCTGAAGGATGTATCACCGGCCGCCCAGACGGCAGGTACAGAGCTTCACGGCAAAGTGAACGGCACTTATGTGTACACTGCGGAGCTGACGAACAAATATGGCACAACCAAGAGCAAGCCGCTTACGGTCACCATCAGTGACTCCGTTCCAGGCAAGCCGGTACTGTCTGAAGATAACTGGGATGGGGACGGCACCTATAAGGTATCTATGAACCTGTGGTGGGGGACCAACGCCACTGAGTATCGATTGTATGAGAACGGGCAGCTTATCGACTCGCAGCCGCTGAACGCCAATACACCCTCAGCGCAAAGCGCAGTGAGTGCAATCAGCGGACGCGCTGCCGGTGTGTATGAATACAAAGCGGAGCTGATTAACGCAGCAGGTGTGACTTCCAGTGATACGATCAAGGTAACAGTTCTCCGATAA